The Stigmatella aurantiaca DW4/3-1 genome contains the following window.
GTGCACCGGTCAAGCCGTTAGAAGGAGAACTTCCGGTTCTACTTGTTGGCCAACTCACTCGTGGCGGCATCACTGTCATCGGATGACACGTGACGGCTGCCAAACAGAATCGTCGATAACGCAGAGAATGGAAGAGCAGAGGACTTGCTGTCGGTTGACATCCTCATCGCTGCAACCATGCGCAGTAAGGCCTTCTGGGCGAGTGGATTGCTTAAACCAGTGCCCACGTTATCGAACTCAGCGAGTGCAGCGATGACCTCAGCAGTACCGTAGATCACGATGCGCTGTTTGGCGTCGATGGCAAGCTCGTCGGCTGTGATTGATTTCTCAGTATTGGAATGCTTTCTGGCAATTGCACTGAGTGCGAGTGCGCGCAAGAAATCCGCGTACGCTGTTGCTCGCATCTGTTGGAGATGCTTCCGCTGCTCTGTTTTCTGAGAGAGAAAAAACTGGGTTAACGAGCCCACAACAACGCCGACGATTGGCAGGAAGGCAATAATTAATGGGGACATAGCGCTATTCTAAAGGAGCAGCCCTGAAAATGGAATACGAGAGAACTCACGGTGGGTCGGACTTCTGTACTGCCGGTATTGCTCCAACTCCTTCTCCGTAGGCTCGTGTCTATATGGCTCCCCGAACGTCTGACGGAAAGTATCTTTTAGTCACGATTAGGGGCCGCTTGCTCGTCTGGGAAACTCCCGTGAAGCGAGCTGCCTGAACCACGGCCGGAATTCGCACCCATTTAGAGGTTACGGGCGGAACGCGACGACGCGCCGCCTGCCTACCCAAAATGAAGGTGCATGGATGAACCCGCTTTCCGCCGCGTCCCCTCGCAAGGTGTCGCGTCCCCCCACGAAGAGTCCGACCCCGCTGTACTGTCCCCACGTTGACGTCGAGCTTGATGACGCGGTCAGCTTCGACGTCGGAGACTTCGCCGAGCTGCGCCTGATGTCTGGGCTCGCGGGCGAGGAAACCCGGCTCTTCAACTTGTCGACTGTGAGGGAGGGGCTGCTTTGATCCGAGTGCCCTTCACAGCAAACCAGCGCTACACGGGCGCGGCACCGCCGATCAACCTGCTCGTCGCGCTCGACCCCGGCCTGCGTGAATGTGGCGTCGCGCTGTTTGACCGCGATACCGGCGAGCTGCTCGCGGCGGGCATGCCTGAAAACAGCATGCGTCGTGCCCGGGGGCTTCCGGTGTGGGCGAGCATGGCAGCGGCGGTCGCGGTCTTTGTCCAGGGCGCGATCGACGAGCTGTCTGCACTTCGCACGGTGGCTTCCGTGCATGTGGTGAGCGAGTGCCCCCAGGTCTACACGGCGGGAAAGAGCAAGGGAGACCCGAACGACCTGATCGAGCTTGCCGGGGTCGTCGGGCGCGTAGCGGGAGCACTCGGCGCGTCCTCGGAGCTGAGCTACCTCCCGCGCGAATGGAAGGGCACCCTCGACGGTGACGTCATGGTGGAGCGCATCAAGGGCCGCATTGACGAGCGCCCGGTCGAGAGGGCTCGCGTTCGGCTCCCGCGAACTGCGGACAAACACCACAACGTGTGGGACGCGGTCGGTGTTGGCCTTCACGCCGTGGGGCGGCTCGCGCCTCGAAAGGTCTTCCCGCGATGAAGGTCGAGGAAACCATGCCCCCGGAGGAAGGCCCCCAGGTGCCCGAGTTTCTCACCGTGGACGAAGCCGCGGCTCTCCTGCGCGTGAACCGGAAGACGCTCTATGAGTCGATTCGGCTGGAACAGGTGCCGGGGGTCGTCCACATCGGCAGATCCATCCGACTGCGCCGCAGTGTTCTGTTAACCTGGGTGCCGGGTAACAGCAGTCCCGCGCTTGGAAAGAAACCATGAGCGTCAGACTGCGGAAGTGGAAGACGAAGGAGGGCAAGGTGCAGGAAGCGTGGTGGGTGGACGTCAAGTACCAGCACCCCAACGGGAAGGTGGAGCGAGTCCGCAAGGCATCGCCCATCAACACCCGCCGGGGCGCGGAAGAGTACGAGCGTCAGGTTCGCCATGCCCTCCTGACCGGCACCTTCGGAAAGGAGAACAGCGCGGGTCGGGCTCTCACCCTCGGGGAGTTCGCACCGCGCTTCATCACCGACAGCGAGAACAACAACAAGTATTCGAGCGTCGTCACCAAGCAGCAGATCCTGAAGGACCACGTTCTGCCGTTCTTCGGGGAGATGGCGCTGTCTGCCATTGGCCCCGCTGAGATCGAAGACTTCAAGGCGCTCATGCGTAAGAAGAAGTCTGCGGCTCGGGCCCGGAAGGAAGCCCCCACGCGGGCCGCTATCCGCAAGCGCAAGGACACGGAAGCCAAGCCCCTGAGCCTGAAGAGCATCAACAACGTTCTGACGGTGGTCAGTAGGCTTCTGGCAGTCGCGGAAGAGCAGCGGGTCATCCCGCAGGCGCCGCGCGTGAAGCTCTTCAAGAAGCTCCCCAAGCCCCCCTTTGATTTCCTCTCCTTCGAGGAGGTCGAGCGGCTGATCGCCGCTTCCGAGCCGGAATGGCGGGCGCTGCTGTTGGTGGCGCTGAAAACGGGGCTTCGCCAGGGAGAGCTGATCGGGCTCCAGTGGGCAGACCTCGACTTGCAGCGCGGCAAGCTCCACGTGCGCCGGACGATTTGGCGCGGCGTGGTGGGGCTGCCCAAGGGCGGACGGGAAAGGACTGTGGACCTGCCCGCGTCGGCTGGGGAAGCACTCAAGGGTCACCGGCACCTGCGCGGCCCTTACGTGTTCTGCCAGCCGGACGGGAAGGCGCTCACCCCTGGACTGCTCAAGCACCCCCTGCTGCGGGCGTTGCGCATGGCGGGCGTCAGCCGCGAGCAAGGCGGCATCGGGTGGCATGACCTGCGGCACACCTACGGCAGCCACCTTGCGATGCGTGGCGTCCCGCTCAAGGCGATTCAGGAGCTGATGGGGCACGTGACCATCGAGATGACAGAGCGCTACGCCCACCTGTCACCCGAGGTACGGGCGAGCGCGGTGCAGCAGCTCGACCTTCCCGTGCCCCAGCTCCAAGCCGCTCCGGTTAGAAGCGCCGAAGGGTCACACTGAGGGCACATGAAGAAAACGAGGGCAAAGAAAAACCCAGCAACCCATTGAGATTGCTGGGTTTCTCGGAGTGGAGGCGGCGGGAATCGAACCCGCGCTGGGCGGTACGAAACCTCTCGCAGAATCGCGCCCTTACCTCGCAACCGCCCGGAATGATTCGGAGTCGTTATCCCGCCGCGTCCCGTGTCGTCCCATCCTGTCCCATCCCATTCCGCAGGCTCCTGCGACATACGTGCAACATGGCGGACGCCTACCCCTGACGCCCACGGGGGGCACATGCGGCCCCTCCGTCCCGCGGCGTTCGGCTCGGACCCTTGCGCGGACCTTTGCGCCAGCCCGCCCGAGCCCGTTCTCGGGCGTGAGGATGACGAAGGTGCCCTTGTCCTCCACCGGCTCGATGCGCACGAGGGCTGGCAGTGGGCACTGTGCCGTGCAGCCGCGAGAAGACATCACCCAGTCCACAAAAGTGCGTGGATCGGGGAACCCCTTCACGGCCATCTGCCGGTACGCCTCGGATGTGGCCACTCCCAATCGTTCCCTCCTACTGAGGGGATTCATCGGGCTCCGCTTCATAGCCTTCCGCCATAGAGAGTGGATAGAGGGCTCGGTGATCGATGTTGGCGTAGTACGCTGCGAGATAGAGTTCGCCTGCAATAGATATCCATGCTCGCACGGCCGACTTGGCTTGTGATTGTAGCCAAGCCTCTGCTTCGCCGAGATTGGCAAAGGATGATGCAATGGCGATGGGGGGTTCCTCTCTCTTGAGTCCGGCGAGATAGTATTCTAGATCTCGGCTCCGAGGAAGACGGCGGATGTTTGTACTGCGGTCGTGGGTCACGAAGTGATACTGATTCGCGATCAGGATGTTGGCGAAATCGGGCGGCTGAGGGTGTTTCTTGAGCCAAGCTTCGGCCTCCTCCCGAGTGTCAAATGAGGCCACGACAAGGGGCGGTCCTCCTGCCTCGACATGGCGCCGATATTCATTGAAGGCGCCGTGCTGATCAGTTGAGGAGATGAATTGAAGCGCATCGAGAATAACCTGGATTTGCGCTCTCTCTTCCTCGGAACCGGTCTCGTCACGAAGTTTCGACAAAAGGCTCTCTGTTTGGATGAAGCGTTCATCTAAATTGTCTGGCGTTCGAGGGCGAGCCGAGAACCCAGGGTGTTGATGGAAGTCTTCGAATCGATGCCGCTGACCGGTGGCGTCCAGGAAATTGAGGACATCTCGCGCAAGGCTCAGAAGCCGCACCCGGTCAGGGGATGGATCCTCACTCCATCGCTTTCCAATCCATTCTTGTGGATCCGAGAGGAGGGTGTAGTTGGTCATGGCTCTATTGCCGCGAGGGTGGACTCTGAAGAGATATCTGATGAGATGAGCAGAACAGCAGGTACAAGGATCAAAGCGGCTCCTCCACTGCCCGCGACGACTACGACGAAAGCGACCCCGGCAATGACGACAACGGTGCCCACCAAGATCTCTTCCCGGTGGCTCTTCAGCCAGTCTACGGCCTGGTCAACGACTGGGAACTTCAGAGCTTTTGCCTGTTCACGTTGGCGGCAGCAATCAGTGTATGTGGGGAAGCACCTGCCGCGGCATATCGCAGCCTTGGATCCTTGATTCGCGTGGCTCCAGTTCGGGCCTCTCAGCGACTTCACGCACGTTTTGACGCAAGCATCGAATTCGTCCTCGCAGTTGCGAGCGCATGATGCCCGGATGATGTGACGCTGGACATCGCCGCCGATCAGTTGGTGCAGGTGTTGTGACAGGTCAATGTTACTCACGGATTCCCATGAGTGGCTGGCCTGAGCGTCCGACGTATCATGGATGATCAGTGCAAAGCGAGGAAGCTCTTGGGCGTTAGAGGGTCTGGGAGCCGAGTAGTGGGTCGCACCGCAGGACGAAAGAACAAGGCTGAAGCTCCATACCGTGAGCCTATGCAGAAACGATGCAGCCTTCATCATGCCTTGAGTATCACCTGCAAAGAGGCACTATCGCAACGTGACGTGACTATCTGTGGAGCTCTCGTAGCCGCTGTCGAGTCTGCACCGGCAGTTGCACTCTTGCTGCCTTCCTGAACCCGCACGCCCCGGCGCTCTTAACCCTTCAAGATTGCTGGGCTTCTCGGGATGGAGGCGGCGGGAATCGAACCCGCGCCGGGCGGTGCGAAACCTCTAAGCCTAGGTTTCGAGGATCCTTCTCTACGGTCTTCACCATCAATGCAAAGCTGCCGCTCGATACGGTCGGCATCGCAGCGGCGGCGGATGTGCTGGAAGGCGTGGCGGAGGGCGCACGC
Protein-coding sequences here:
- a CDS encoding Imm52 family immunity protein, giving the protein MKRSPMNPLSRRERLGVATSEAYRQMAVKGFPDPRTFVDWVMSSRGCTAQCPLPALVRIEPVEDKGTFVILTPENGLGRAGAKVRARVRAERRGTEGPHVPPVGVRGRRPPCCTYVAGACGMGWDRMGRHGTRRDNDSESFRAVAR
- a CDS encoding helix-turn-helix domain-containing protein produces the protein MKVEETMPPEEGPQVPEFLTVDEAAALLRVNRKTLYESIRLEQVPGVVHIGRSIRLRRSVLLTWVPGNSSPALGKKP
- a CDS encoding tyrosine-type recombinase/integrase, yielding MSVRLRKWKTKEGKVQEAWWVDVKYQHPNGKVERVRKASPINTRRGAEEYERQVRHALLTGTFGKENSAGRALTLGEFAPRFITDSENNNKYSSVVTKQQILKDHVLPFFGEMALSAIGPAEIEDFKALMRKKKSAARARKEAPTRAAIRKRKDTEAKPLSLKSINNVLTVVSRLLAVAEEQRVIPQAPRVKLFKKLPKPPFDFLSFEEVERLIAASEPEWRALLLVALKTGLRQGELIGLQWADLDLQRGKLHVRRTIWRGVVGLPKGGRERTVDLPASAGEALKGHRHLRGPYVFCQPDGKALTPGLLKHPLLRALRMAGVSREQGGIGWHDLRHTYGSHLAMRGVPLKAIQELMGHVTIEMTERYAHLSPEVRASAVQQLDLPVPQLQAAPVRSAEGSH